Proteins encoded by one window of Bradyrhizobium sp. B097:
- a CDS encoding enoyl-CoA hydratase/isomerase family protein translates to MSGPVELSCVDKVATLTLSRPNHGNTIDPAMALALLKAAERCDEDDDIRCVILTGRGKLFCGGGDVSAFAAAGTDVSAFLENLAGTLHAAIVRLMYMRKPLITLVNGPAAGAGMSLAMIGDFALAARSAHFCAAYTALGLSPDGGMSWLLPRVVGLRRAQEIILSNRRVPSDEAERIGLVTRIVDGERLLATGAEIAAKLAAEPAAALGAVRRLLLESYESTLETQLELEMWSIAELGGSEESRRRVAAFAARRNSNG, encoded by the coding sequence ATGAGCGGTCCGGTCGAACTCTCCTGTGTCGATAAAGTTGCGACGCTGACCTTGTCGCGCCCGAACCACGGGAACACGATTGACCCTGCCATGGCCCTCGCTCTTCTGAAGGCTGCCGAGCGTTGCGATGAGGATGATGATATTCGCTGCGTCATTCTGACCGGCCGCGGAAAGTTGTTTTGCGGAGGCGGCGACGTCAGTGCTTTCGCCGCGGCTGGCACCGACGTATCGGCATTTCTGGAGAATTTGGCGGGAACGCTTCACGCGGCGATTGTGCGCCTCATGTACATGCGAAAGCCGCTGATTACGCTTGTGAACGGCCCTGCAGCCGGCGCTGGCATGAGCCTCGCAATGATCGGTGACTTTGCGTTGGCAGCGCGGTCAGCGCACTTCTGCGCAGCCTATACCGCCTTAGGTCTCAGCCCGGACGGAGGGATGAGCTGGCTGCTACCGCGAGTGGTTGGCCTTAGGCGAGCGCAGGAGATCATCTTGTCTAATCGACGCGTGCCGAGCGACGAGGCCGAGCGAATTGGTCTCGTTACGCGCATCGTCGACGGGGAGAGGCTGCTTGCTACCGGCGCTGAAATTGCTGCGAAGCTTGCGGCAGAGCCGGCGGCGGCGCTCGGCGCCGTGCGCCGTCTCCTACTCGAAAGCTACGAAAGCACGTTGGAGACGCAGCTCGAGTTGGAGATGTGGAGCATTGCCGAGCTGGGTGGCTCCGAAGAATCACGTCGCCGTGTCGCGGCATTCGCCGCTCGTCGAAATTCAAACGGATGA
- a CDS encoding acyl-CoA dehydrogenase family protein: MILSETQAAIRDEVRKFAQQRIAPHARDFEQAKGYPAQLFEELAGLGLMGMIAPEEQGGAGADYVSYAASLIEIAAADGALSTILSIQNSLIVSGLLKDGTPAQRASFLPSLISGRMIGAFALTEAEAGSDASALRTRATRAGSGYKLNGAKQFISSGRTAGLAIVFAVTDPSAGKRGITAFLVRTDSPGYSVERVESKLGQAASDTCALRFDDVYVEGEMRLGQEGAGYSIALSNLEAGRIGIAAQCVGMARAALEAATKYAGERKSFGAPIISHQAVGFRLADLAARLEAAHQLVLHAAAMKDAALPCLKEASMAKLVASETAEAVVSGALQTFGGYGYLEDFSVAKIYRDVRVCQIYEGTSDIQRMVIARELAREATARD; this comes from the coding sequence GTGATCCTCAGTGAAACTCAGGCGGCAATACGCGATGAGGTGCGAAAATTCGCCCAACAGCGAATTGCTCCCCACGCGCGCGATTTCGAACAGGCCAAGGGATATCCAGCGCAGCTCTTTGAGGAACTTGCGGGCCTTGGTCTCATGGGAATGATCGCACCCGAAGAACAGGGCGGAGCGGGCGCGGACTACGTCTCCTATGCAGCCTCGCTCATCGAAATCGCGGCAGCGGACGGCGCGCTATCGACTATCCTCAGCATCCAGAACAGCCTGATCGTATCCGGCCTCCTCAAGGATGGCACGCCGGCACAGCGAGCAAGCTTTCTGCCTTCACTCATTTCCGGTCGAATGATCGGTGCGTTCGCTCTCACGGAGGCGGAGGCAGGTTCTGACGCATCTGCGTTGAGGACGCGCGCGACCCGTGCGGGGTCTGGTTACAAGCTTAACGGTGCGAAGCAGTTCATCTCGTCCGGTCGAACAGCTGGACTCGCCATCGTATTCGCCGTCACAGACCCTTCTGCAGGCAAGCGGGGTATTACAGCCTTTCTCGTCCGCACCGATAGTCCCGGTTACAGCGTCGAGAGGGTTGAGAGCAAGTTAGGACAAGCTGCGTCAGACACTTGCGCGCTGCGGTTCGACGATGTTTACGTCGAAGGAGAGATGCGACTTGGTCAGGAGGGCGCCGGTTATTCAATCGCGCTCTCCAATCTCGAGGCCGGCCGCATCGGCATCGCTGCCCAATGTGTTGGGATGGCTCGTGCGGCTCTCGAGGCGGCTACCAAATATGCGGGCGAGCGAAAGAGCTTCGGCGCGCCGATCATTTCGCATCAAGCCGTCGGGTTCCGCCTCGCCGACCTCGCCGCTCGACTAGAAGCGGCTCATCAACTGGTGTTGCATGCGGCCGCAATGAAGGACGCGGCTCTGCCGTGTCTCAAAGAAGCGTCAATGGCCAAGCTTGTTGCATCCGAGACGGCCGAGGCGGTGGTCTCCGGTGCGCTGCAGACCTTCGGTGGCTACGGCTATCTGGAGGATTTCTCCGTCGCCAAGATCTATCGAGATGTGCGCGTCTGCCAGATCTACGAAGGCACCTCGGACATCCAGCGAATGGTCATTGCGCGCGAACTCGCCCGAGAGGCGACCGCTCGCGACTAG
- a CDS encoding SDR family NAD(P)-dependent oxidoreductase, with amino-acid sequence MQIKGTAAIVTGGASGLGGATAELLAAAGAKVAILDLNTELGEAHAKTIGGHFIKADVTDEDGVEQALEAAERMHGKARILVNCAGLGPPGKAIGRDGKALPLRDFARTINVNLIGSFNVLSKFAARLHAADTVGEERGVVVNTASVAAYDGQIGQAAYSASKGGIVGMTLPLAREFARYGIRVMTIAPGIFLTPLLMSLPEEAQKSLGKQVPFPSRLGHPSEFAQMVESIVANPMLNGETIRLDGAIRMAPK; translated from the coding sequence ATGCAAATCAAAGGAACAGCCGCCATTGTGACCGGCGGCGCGTCTGGTCTTGGGGGCGCCACGGCTGAGCTACTGGCCGCCGCGGGCGCCAAGGTTGCCATCCTGGACCTCAACACCGAGTTGGGCGAGGCTCACGCCAAGACCATCGGCGGGCACTTCATCAAAGCCGACGTGACTGACGAAGACGGCGTCGAACAGGCGCTCGAGGCAGCTGAGCGCATGCACGGCAAGGCGCGCATCCTGGTCAACTGCGCCGGCCTCGGACCGCCCGGTAAAGCGATTGGTCGAGACGGCAAGGCGCTGCCGCTGCGCGACTTCGCCAGGACCATCAACGTCAATCTGATCGGCAGCTTTAACGTGCTCTCGAAATTTGCCGCCCGCCTTCATGCGGCCGATACCGTCGGTGAGGAGCGGGGCGTTGTCGTCAATACGGCCAGCGTAGCTGCATACGATGGCCAGATCGGCCAAGCCGCCTATTCAGCATCAAAGGGTGGAATCGTCGGCATGACACTGCCCCTTGCTCGTGAGTTCGCGCGTTATGGCATCCGGGTGATGACGATCGCGCCGGGCATCTTCCTTACACCGCTGCTGATGTCGCTTCCGGAAGAGGCACAGAAGTCGCTCGGCAAGCAGGTTCCATTTCCGAGCCGCCTCGGTCACCCGTCCGAATTCGCCCAGATGGTCGAGTCCATCGTCGCCAATCCGATGCTCAACGGCGAAACAATCCGCCTCGACGGCGCAATCCGGATGGCACCGAAATGA
- a CDS encoding SDR family NAD(P)-dependent oxidoreductase, translated as MDTRSTYSANARLCPPSSGVQSMQNNKRVALVTGANKGIGLQIAKDLAKEGFAVLIGSRRLEACDAVISSVAADAQAVQLDVTDAASIAAAAKHIRKTYGRLDVLVNNAGVSHAGPQSRTPEQIMGETYLSVVTMDELRAVYETNLFGVVAVTQAMLPLLREAAAARIVNVSSMTGSLTKNADPSHPMRQYAGSYSSSKTALNAVTQAFAIELEKTNIKVNAVCPGFTATDNNKFMGPGTVEEAAREPVRVALLGPDGPSGKFTNFEGMIPW; from the coding sequence GTGGACACGCGTTCCACATATAGTGCGAACGCGCGCCTTTGCCCACCCTCAAGCGGAGTTCAAAGCATGCAAAATAACAAGCGCGTCGCCCTGGTAACCGGAGCGAACAAAGGTATCGGCCTGCAGATCGCCAAGGATCTCGCAAAGGAGGGCTTTGCCGTTCTCATAGGCTCTCGCAGGCTTGAGGCGTGCGATGCCGTCATCAGCAGCGTGGCGGCCGACGCCCAGGCGGTCCAACTCGACGTCACCGACGCTGCCTCTATCGCCGCCGCGGCGAAGCACATCCGCAAGACCTACGGCCGGCTCGACGTTCTCGTGAACAACGCCGGCGTCTCGCACGCCGGTCCCCAAAGCCGGACACCCGAGCAAATCATGGGCGAGACCTATCTGTCGGTTGTGACCATGGATGAATTGCGCGCGGTGTATGAGACCAACCTGTTTGGCGTTGTCGCCGTAACGCAGGCGATGCTGCCCCTGCTGCGCGAGGCGGCTGCGGCAAGAATTGTCAACGTATCGAGCATGACCGGGTCTCTGACGAAGAACGCCGACCCGTCACATCCGATGCGCCAATATGCCGGCAGCTATTCGTCGTCGAAGACGGCTCTCAACGCGGTCACGCAGGCATTCGCGATCGAGCTTGAAAAGACCAACATCAAGGTCAACGCCGTCTGCCCCGGATTTACGGCGACCGACAACAACAAGTTCATGGGCCCCGGCACGGTCGAGGAGGCCGCGCGTGAGCCCGTCCGTGTCGCCTTGCTCGGCCCAGACGGCCCATCGGGAAAATTCACCAATTTCGAAGGCATGATCCCGTGGTGA
- a CDS encoding phosphotransferase, producing the protein MSALDEAANSGLAEPSNTHRLDEDALSRWMSSNVDGFRGPLNVSKFKGGQSNPTYRLQSADGVYVLRRKPPGALVSGAHAVDREARVQRALSQVGFPVARIDGYCADRSVIGSEFYVMQLVEGRIFWNATFPGVSRDARPSYFNAMCDVIAQLHSVDPASIGLGDYGKPGSYFARQISRWSRQYQEDPDAGRDANMERLVKELPGLVPSGDEVSIVHGDFRCDNLIFHPSEPRVVAVLDWELSTLGHPLADFAYHAMMYRMPPHIVAGLAGADLAALNIPREAEYIESYCRATGRDAIADWQFYVAFNFFRLAAIMHGIAGRALRGTASSTQAIERGKTFPELATLAVRALEDPL; encoded by the coding sequence GTGAGCGCCCTCGACGAAGCTGCAAACTCCGGATTGGCAGAGCCATCCAATACCCATCGTCTCGACGAGGATGCCTTGTCGCGCTGGATGTCGTCTAACGTCGACGGGTTTCGGGGGCCTCTCAACGTCTCCAAATTCAAGGGAGGTCAATCGAACCCGACGTATCGTCTTCAGTCCGCGGATGGCGTTTATGTGCTCCGACGCAAACCGCCGGGGGCGTTGGTTTCCGGCGCGCACGCGGTCGACCGCGAAGCACGCGTACAGCGCGCGCTGTCGCAAGTCGGATTTCCCGTGGCGCGCATTGACGGCTATTGCGCCGACAGGTCCGTCATTGGAAGCGAGTTCTATGTGATGCAGCTGGTGGAGGGCCGAATCTTCTGGAATGCAACCTTCCCCGGAGTAAGCCGAGACGCGCGTCCTTCCTACTTCAACGCCATGTGCGACGTGATCGCGCAATTGCACTCCGTTGACCCTGCTTCGATCGGTTTGGGCGACTACGGCAAGCCCGGGAGCTACTTCGCACGGCAGATAAGTCGCTGGTCCCGACAGTATCAGGAAGATCCGGACGCCGGCCGTGACGCAAACATGGAGCGCCTCGTCAAGGAGCTTCCTGGGTTGGTTCCCAGCGGCGACGAGGTCTCCATCGTCCATGGCGACTTTCGTTGCGACAATTTGATCTTTCATCCGAGCGAGCCGCGGGTCGTCGCAGTGCTCGACTGGGAACTATCGACTCTCGGACATCCTCTTGCGGACTTCGCCTACCACGCGATGATGTACCGCATGCCTCCGCACATCGTTGCCGGCCTGGCGGGAGCAGATCTGGCCGCTCTCAATATCCCGAGAGAAGCAGAGTACATCGAAAGCTATTGTCGAGCGACCGGTCGCGACGCGATTGCAGACTGGCAGTTCTACGTTGCTTTCAACTTCTTTCGGCTTGCGGCGATCATGCACGGCATAGCCGGTCGCGCGCTGCGCGGGACCGCTTCGTCGACCCAGGCCATCGAGCGCGGAAAGACGTTTCCGGAACTGGCGACGCTGGCGGTTCGCGCACTGGAGGACCCATTATGA
- a CDS encoding acetyl-CoA C-acetyltransferase → MAEAYIVEAVRTAGGRRNGKLAGWHPANMAAETLNAVVDRAGIDPGAVEDVILGCVTQAGEQAFAFGRNAVLASKLPGSVPAVTIDRQCGSSQQAVQFAAQAVMSGTQDVVIAAGAESMTRVPMFSNISLHQKEGIGTGPISDRIQKRFGVESFSQFEGAEMIAKKYGFDRLTLDRFALESHRRAAEATKSGAFKNEIVPLKIEGGEHTLDEGIRFDASLESIGSVKLLKENGVVSAANASQICDGASAALVVSEKALKDHNLKPIARIVGFTVTAGDPVIMLEEPINATRRALAKAGMKIGEIDLYEVNEAFAPVPLAWLQAIEADPAKLNVNGGAIALGHPLGASGTKLLTTLVHALRARGKRYGLQTMCEGGGIANVTIVEALG, encoded by the coding sequence ATGGCGGAAGCTTATATCGTCGAAGCGGTACGGACGGCGGGTGGCAGGCGTAACGGCAAGCTGGCTGGTTGGCATCCCGCCAACATGGCAGCGGAAACCCTCAACGCGGTCGTCGATCGCGCGGGAATTGATCCGGGCGCCGTTGAGGACGTGATCCTGGGTTGCGTGACGCAGGCCGGCGAGCAGGCGTTCGCCTTCGGACGGAATGCGGTTCTTGCCTCGAAGCTCCCGGGGTCCGTTCCGGCCGTGACGATCGATAGGCAATGCGGCAGCTCTCAGCAAGCCGTTCAGTTCGCCGCCCAAGCCGTGATGTCCGGCACTCAGGACGTCGTGATCGCGGCGGGCGCGGAAAGCATGACGCGCGTGCCGATGTTCTCGAACATTTCATTGCACCAGAAGGAGGGCATTGGGACCGGCCCAATCAGCGACCGCATTCAAAAGCGGTTTGGCGTAGAATCCTTCAGTCAGTTTGAGGGCGCCGAGATGATCGCAAAGAAGTATGGGTTTGATCGGCTGACCTTGGACCGGTTCGCTCTCGAAAGCCATCGGCGTGCGGCGGAGGCGACGAAATCTGGAGCCTTCAAGAATGAGATCGTTCCCCTCAAGATCGAGGGAGGTGAGCACACCCTCGACGAAGGAATTCGATTCGACGCTTCGCTGGAGTCAATCGGCTCGGTCAAGCTTCTGAAGGAGAATGGCGTCGTCAGTGCCGCAAATGCGAGTCAAATCTGCGACGGCGCCTCTGCTGCACTGGTCGTCAGTGAAAAGGCCCTGAAGGACCATAATCTGAAGCCGATCGCGCGCATCGTCGGTTTTACGGTGACTGCCGGCGACCCCGTCATCATGCTTGAAGAGCCGATCAACGCGACCCGACGAGCTCTCGCGAAGGCGGGAATGAAAATCGGCGAAATCGATCTCTACGAGGTCAACGAGGCATTCGCTCCAGTGCCGCTCGCCTGGCTTCAGGCGATCGAGGCCGACCCTGCAAAGCTCAATGTCAACGGCGGCGCGATTGCTCTCGGTCACCCGCTCGGCGCTTCGGGCACGAAACTCCTTACGACCCTGGTCCACGCTCTAAGAGCCCGCGGCAAGCGGTATGGCCTCCAGACGATGTGTGAAGGCGGTGGCATCGCCAACGTGACGATCGTTGAGGCTTTGGGATGA
- a CDS encoding acetyl-CoA C-acyltransferase, with translation MSMSDPVVIASYARTPIGSFQGALARFKATELGAAATKAAVERAGIEAERVNQVMMGCVLPAALGQAPARQVALGAGLPLSAQATTVNKMCGSGMQAAILAHDALAVGSADVVVAGGMESMTNAPYALPKHRGGARIGHDRIVDTMMMDGLEDAYIPGKAMGAFAEDAAREYQFGRDAQDAYALRSLDRARTAISSGAFADEIVAMPAAAKNGPVVDTDEQPGKAKPEKISLLKPAFAADGTITPANASSISDGAAALVMTRRSIAEKLGLPIAATIRAHAAHAHAPALFTTAPAPAIQKALAKAGWSASQVDLYEINEAFAVVAMIAARELDIPAEKLNVNGGATALGHPIGASGARIIVTLIAALKARGLRRGLASLCIGGGEATAMAIEI, from the coding sequence ATGTCCATGTCCGATCCAGTTGTAATCGCGAGCTACGCGCGTACGCCTATCGGGTCCTTTCAGGGCGCGCTCGCTCGCTTCAAGGCCACCGAACTCGGTGCGGCGGCAACGAAAGCGGCGGTTGAACGTGCTGGCATCGAGGCGGAGCGGGTCAATCAGGTCATGATGGGATGCGTGCTACCGGCCGCGCTCGGTCAAGCTCCCGCACGACAAGTCGCGTTGGGAGCGGGACTGCCATTGAGCGCGCAGGCGACCACTGTCAACAAGATGTGCGGTTCGGGCATGCAAGCCGCGATCCTGGCCCATGATGCGCTCGCCGTGGGCTCAGCCGACGTCGTCGTTGCAGGTGGCATGGAGAGCATGACGAATGCTCCGTATGCCCTGCCCAAGCATCGCGGTGGCGCGCGCATCGGGCACGACCGCATCGTGGACACGATGATGATGGATGGATTGGAGGATGCATACATTCCAGGCAAGGCCATGGGTGCCTTCGCGGAAGACGCTGCGCGCGAATATCAGTTCGGTCGCGACGCGCAAGACGCATATGCGCTCCGGTCCTTGGATCGAGCTCGGACTGCGATCTCCAGCGGCGCATTTGCCGACGAGATCGTCGCTATGCCGGCGGCCGCCAAGAATGGTCCGGTCGTCGACACGGACGAGCAGCCAGGAAAGGCTAAGCCCGAGAAGATATCTCTGCTGAAGCCGGCGTTCGCGGCTGACGGCACCATCACCCCTGCCAACGCGTCGTCCATCTCTGATGGGGCCGCTGCTCTCGTGATGACCCGTCGAAGCATCGCCGAGAAGCTCGGGCTTCCAATCGCCGCCACAATCCGCGCACACGCTGCGCACGCTCATGCGCCGGCTCTCTTCACGACCGCTCCCGCACCTGCGATTCAGAAGGCCCTCGCCAAAGCGGGGTGGTCCGCCTCGCAGGTCGATCTCTACGAGATCAACGAGGCATTTGCCGTTGTGGCGATGATCGCTGCACGCGAGCTCGACATTCCGGCCGAGAAACTCAACGTCAACGGCGGTGCGACCGCCCTCGGTCATCCCATCGGCGCAAGTGGCGCCCGGATCATTGTCACGTTGATAGCTGCGCTTAAGGCGCGGGGTCTCAGGCGCGGTCTGGCCAGCCTCTGCATTGGGGGCGGCGAAGCGACGGCAATGGCGATCGAAATCTGA
- a CDS encoding acyl-CoA dehydrogenase, protein MSGFGAERTQEIADRVERFVRDVVVPFERDPRRDHHDCPKDELVAELRELARAAGVLTPHILPDGSHLTQSETAIVLAKTGLSPLGPLACNTAAPDEGNMYLLGKIGSPEIKERFLKPLVEGCARSAFFMTEPAEEGGAGSDPSMMTTTCRLDGNQWVVNGRKAFITGARGAQVGIVMAKAEEGACMFLVDLPDPAITIDHVPNTIDSSMPGGHAVVTIRNLRIPADQMLGHPGEGFKYAQIRLAPARLSHCMRWLGACIRANEIATRYANRRQAFGKTLIDHEGVGFMLADNLIDLKQAELMIAWCASVLDTGSLGTNESSMAKVAVSEALMRVADRCVQVMGGTGVTNETIVEQVFREVRAFRIYDGPTEVHKWSLAKKIKRDWRKANP, encoded by the coding sequence ATGAGCGGGTTCGGCGCGGAGCGTACTCAAGAGATCGCGGATCGCGTCGAGCGCTTCGTTCGGGACGTCGTGGTTCCGTTCGAACGCGATCCCCGGCGAGATCATCATGATTGCCCCAAGGACGAGTTGGTCGCAGAGCTGCGTGAATTGGCGCGGGCTGCGGGCGTATTGACGCCGCACATCCTGCCCGATGGTTCGCACCTCACGCAGAGCGAAACCGCAATCGTTCTAGCCAAGACGGGGCTATCGCCGCTCGGGCCGCTCGCGTGCAACACGGCGGCTCCCGATGAAGGCAATATGTACCTTCTGGGCAAAATCGGCTCACCAGAGATCAAGGAGCGCTTTCTAAAGCCACTCGTCGAGGGGTGCGCTCGGTCCGCCTTCTTTATGACTGAACCGGCCGAAGAGGGCGGAGCAGGATCCGACCCATCGATGATGACCACGACCTGTCGTCTGGACGGAAACCAGTGGGTTGTGAATGGACGCAAGGCGTTCATCACAGGTGCTCGCGGAGCCCAGGTCGGCATCGTTATGGCAAAGGCCGAGGAGGGCGCCTGCATGTTCCTCGTCGATTTGCCCGATCCTGCAATCACCATCGATCACGTGCCCAACACGATCGACAGTTCCATGCCGGGCGGCCACGCCGTCGTGACCATCCGTAATCTGCGCATCCCGGCCGATCAAATGCTCGGACACCCGGGTGAGGGGTTCAAGTACGCACAGATCCGGCTTGCGCCGGCCAGGCTGTCGCACTGCATGCGTTGGCTGGGCGCCTGCATTCGGGCCAACGAGATCGCGACCAGGTACGCCAATCGCAGGCAGGCGTTCGGCAAGACGCTCATCGATCACGAGGGAGTTGGCTTCATGCTTGCCGACAACCTGATCGACCTCAAACAGGCTGAGTTGATGATCGCCTGGTGTGCCAGCGTCCTCGACACTGGTTCGCTTGGAACAAACGAGAGCTCCATGGCCAAAGTCGCGGTGAGCGAGGCGCTCATGCGGGTCGCGGATCGTTGCGTCCAGGTCATGGGCGGGACGGGTGTCACCAACGAAACCATCGTCGAACAGGTGTTTCGCGAGGTTCGTGCATTTCGCATCTATGACGGTCCCACCGAGGTGCACAAATGGTCGCTCGCGAAGAAGATCAAACGCGACTGGCGGAAGGCGAACCCGTGA
- a CDS encoding TetR/AcrR family transcriptional regulator produces MTDHSERPEGAATARSGRRRRVRADAQRNIEVLLQTAAKDFATSGVDVPMREIAERAGVGVGTLYRHFPTRSDLIVAVYRKEVDESVDAVLALAAKDPPGEALSRWVESYVDFIAAHRGLAAALNSGDPALEGLPAYFQQRLGPALQRLLDKAEAAGAIRGGIKPHELIHAVAMLCVPPHCGEPTDPQRMVGLLMDGIRYGAKSRPRKRPTKAMR; encoded by the coding sequence TTGACGGACCACAGCGAGAGACCGGAGGGCGCAGCCACGGCCCGCTCGGGCAGGCGGCGGCGCGTGCGGGCCGACGCGCAGCGCAACATAGAGGTTCTTCTGCAGACGGCCGCTAAGGACTTCGCCACTTCAGGCGTGGATGTCCCGATGCGCGAGATCGCGGAAAGGGCGGGAGTCGGCGTCGGCACTCTCTATCGCCACTTTCCGACCCGGTCTGACCTCATCGTGGCGGTCTATCGCAAGGAGGTCGATGAAAGCGTCGATGCGGTGCTGGCCCTTGCGGCGAAAGACCCGCCGGGCGAGGCGCTTTCTCGATGGGTGGAGAGCTACGTCGACTTCATAGCTGCTCATCGTGGATTGGCAGCAGCCTTGAACTCGGGCGATCCGGCTTTGGAAGGACTGCCCGCCTATTTCCAGCAGCGGCTAGGGCCTGCGCTTCAGAGGTTGCTGGATAAAGCGGAAGCGGCCGGTGCGATACGAGGCGGAATCAAGCCCCATGAGCTGATCCACGCGGTTGCGATGCTGTGCGTGCCGCCTCATTGCGGCGAACCCACTGATCCGCAACGGATGGTGGGCTTGCTCATGGACGGCATACGCTACGGTGCCAAATCGCGGCCCAGAAAGAGGCCTACCAAAGCGATGCGGTGA